A single region of the Blattabacterium cuenoti genome encodes:
- a CDS encoding lysophospholipid acyltransferase family protein: MKIIQISLILLWRMWFFLINIFLIPLWAGASIPFLFKDKYYPIAYWFHQMWARSNLFLMGFWYILEKDEEILDKNKQYVIISNHSSIMDIMLIYSLMRNHPLVFVGKAELAKLPFFGFVYKNSNILIERKNLFSCIQVFKKIQDKVDSGKSVCIFPEGGVPNPSVFLDHFKSGAFFIAIIKKIPIIPFTIADIKTKFPSYSILKGIPGKIRIKQHHSISTKNLSLKDKNDLKDQCFNLIKYQLEKFESEKVNN; encoded by the coding sequence ATGAAAATTATCCAAATATCATTGATATTATTATGGAGGATGTGGTTTTTTCTTATTAATATATTTTTAATTCCCTTATGGGCAGGAGCTTCTATTCCATTTCTTTTTAAAGATAAATATTATCCCATTGCGTATTGGTTTCACCAAATGTGGGCTAGAAGTAATCTTTTTCTCATGGGTTTTTGGTATATTTTAGAAAAAGATGAAGAAATTTTAGATAAAAATAAACAATACGTGATAATCAGTAATCATAGTTCTATCATGGATATTATGTTGATTTATTCTTTAATGAGAAACCATCCTCTAGTTTTTGTAGGAAAAGCAGAGTTAGCTAAACTTCCATTTTTTGGTTTTGTTTACAAAAACAGTAATATTCTTATTGAAAGAAAAAATTTATTTAGTTGTATACAAGTATTTAAAAAAATACAGGATAAAGTAGATTCTGGAAAAAGTGTTTGTATTTTTCCAGAAGGAGGAGTTCCTAACCCATCTGTTTTTTTGGATCATTTTAAAAGTGGAGCTTTTTTTATAGCTATTATAAAAAAAATCCCCATCATTCCCTTTACTATAGCTGATATAAAAACAAAATTTCCAAGTTATTCTATTTTAAAAGGAATTCCAGGTAAAATAAGAATTAAACAACATCATTCTATATCAACCAAAAACTTATCCTTAAAAGATAAGAATGATTTAAAAGATCAATGTTTTAATTTGATTAAATATCAATTAGAAAAATTTGAAAGTGAAAAAGTAAATAATTAA
- the ureC gene encoding urease subunit alpha: MKKINRESYASMYGPTKGDKIRLGDTSLWIEIEKDYTIYGDECVFGGGKVIRDGMGQHPFATSNEGILDLVLTNAIIIDHWGIIKADIGIKNGIIVGIGKAGNPYFMDGVMPNMYIGAGTEVISSENKIVTAGSVDSHVHYICPQLFEVALENGTTTIIGGGSGPATGTIATNCTSGVWNIQRMLKSTDHVPINLIFLASGNSSHPEALIEQIRAGAGGLKIHEDWGSTPYVIDQCLSVSEKLDVQVNIHTDSLNESGYVEDTLKTFKGRTIHTYHTEGAGGGHAPDLLKVISFSNILPSSTSPTMPYTCNTIDEHLDMLMICHHLDSNLPEDIAFAKSRIRSETISAEGILHDMGAISMISSDSQAMGRIGEIVKRTWQTADKMKKQRGSINEEEKNTNNDNFRVKRYISKYTINPSITHGISEYVGSIHVGKMADLVLWKPSFFGVKPESVIKSGMIVYASMGDPNATIPTPQPFMYRKMFGFFEPKLSSIFISTHAVNYGFFEKNEIKKQIKIVKGCRFLSKKDMILNGVTPNIEIDPKTYNVYINGEKIISNPSDMLPLSQRYFLF; encoded by the coding sequence ATGAAAAAAATAAATAGAGAATCTTATGCAAGTATGTATGGACCTACTAAAGGAGATAAAATTCGTTTGGGTGATACATCTTTATGGATTGAAATTGAAAAAGATTATACTATTTATGGAGATGAATGTGTTTTTGGAGGAGGAAAAGTTATTAGAGATGGGATGGGGCAACATCCATTTGCGACAAGCAATGAAGGTATTTTAGATTTAGTGTTAACTAATGCAATTATTATTGACCATTGGGGAATTATAAAAGCGGATATTGGAATAAAAAATGGAATTATTGTTGGAATAGGAAAGGCAGGAAATCCATATTTTATGGATGGAGTTATGCCAAATATGTATATTGGAGCTGGAACAGAAGTTATTTCTTCAGAAAATAAAATTGTTACAGCTGGAAGTGTAGATAGCCATGTTCACTACATATGCCCACAATTATTTGAAGTTGCCTTGGAAAATGGAACTACTACTATTATTGGAGGGGGATCTGGCCCTGCTACTGGAACAATAGCTACCAATTGCACTTCAGGGGTATGGAATATTCAAAGAATGTTAAAAAGTACCGATCATGTTCCTATAAATTTAATTTTTCTTGCAAGTGGAAATAGTTCTCATCCTGAAGCTTTAATTGAACAAATAAGAGCTGGGGCAGGTGGTTTAAAAATACATGAAGATTGGGGAAGTACACCTTATGTTATAGACCAATGTTTGAGTGTTTCTGAAAAATTAGATGTACAAGTCAATATTCATACAGATTCACTAAATGAATCTGGTTATGTGGAAGATACTTTAAAAACATTCAAAGGTCGCACTATTCATACTTATCATACAGAAGGGGCAGGAGGAGGTCATGCTCCTGATTTATTAAAAGTTATTTCTTTTTCCAATATTTTACCTTCATCTACAAGTCCTACAATGCCTTATACTTGTAATACCATAGATGAACATTTAGATATGTTAATGATTTGCCACCATTTAGATTCTAACCTACCAGAAGATATAGCCTTTGCTAAATCACGTATAAGATCTGAAACAATTAGTGCAGAAGGAATTTTGCATGATATGGGAGCTATTAGTATGATTAGTTCTGATTCTCAAGCAATGGGGAGAATAGGAGAAATAGTGAAACGAACATGGCAAACAGCTGATAAAATGAAAAAACAAAGAGGATCTATTAATGAAGAGGAAAAAAATACAAATAATGATAATTTTAGAGTTAAAAGATATATTTCTAAATATACGATAAACCCATCTATTACTCATGGTATATCAGAATATGTTGGATCTATTCATGTTGGAAAAATGGCCGATTTAGTATTATGGAAACCATCTTTTTTTGGAGTAAAACCAGAATCAGTCATAAAAAGTGGAATGATTGTATATGCTAGTATGGGAGATCCAAACGCTACCATTCCTACCCCTCAACCATTTATGTATCGTAAAATGTTTGGTTTTTTTGAACCAAAATTAAGCAGTATTTTTATTTCAACACATGCTGTAAATTATGGTTTTTTTGAAAAAAATGAAATAAAAAAACAAATAAAAATAGTAAAAGGATGTCGTTTTTTATCTAAAAAAGATATGATATTAAATGGAGTGACCCCAAATATAGAAATAGATCCAAAAACTTATAATGTTTATATAAATGGGGAAAAAATAATTTCTAATCCTTCTGATATGTTGCCACTTTCTCAAAGATATTTTTTATTCTAA
- a CDS encoding deaminase, with translation MSNGYNQTPNGFDNICEEKNGKTKWYVIHAEENAILKMTYSSLSCEGASIYITHFPCKECCKLIFQSKIKRIIYLYKKKKNNDCLIFLKKLKIIINKLYYF, from the coding sequence ATATCTAATGGATATAACCAAACTCCAAATGGATTTGATAACATATGTGAAGAAAAAAATGGAAAAACGAAATGGTATGTAATACATGCAGAAGAAAATGCTATATTAAAAATGACTTATTCTTCTTTATCTTGTGAAGGAGCTTCTATATACATTACACACTTTCCATGTAAAGAATGTTGTAAATTAATTTTTCAATCTAAGATTAAAAGAATTATATATTTATATAAAAAAAAAAAAAATAATGATTGCCTAATTTTTTTAAAAAAACTAAAAATAATAATAAATAAATTATATTATTTTTAA
- a CDS encoding TrmH family RNA methyltransferase, with amino-acid sequence MLSNPFGVWLYPLDMILLFLTIIAPTFFFYKKIILTVLQLTSYKLYPSYFNYPYMKKIHSLQNTEIKNLIKIYKKKNYINMFLVEGIKEFEMAIEGNFFPKKIFICEKIFHEYNMIQLFHSITCFISIKIFKKLAYRDNSGGILALFIEKSMNKLKNIKINNHSLILILDGIEKPGNIGSMLRTADAAGIQIIILCNMKTYIYNSNIIRCSLGSVFTNNIFIEKKESILSWLQENKIKIVVTGFHKHENTMNLYQTKLNFSKLAIVFGSENKGVSNIWFEKANKIINIPMFGNIDSLNVSNAMSVIIYEIIRQKNYFM; translated from the coding sequence ATGTTATCAAATCCATTTGGAGTTTGGTTATATCCATTAGATATGATTTTATTATTTTTAACTATAATAGCTCCTACTTTTTTTTTTTACAAAAAGATAATTTTGACTGTTCTACAGCTAACTTCATATAAGTTATATCCATCGTATTTTAATTATCCATATATGAAAAAAATACATAGTTTACAAAATACAGAAATTAAAAATTTAATAAAAATTTATAAAAAAAAAAATTACATAAATATGTTCCTTGTTGAAGGAATAAAAGAATTTGAAATGGCTATAGAAGGAAATTTTTTTCCAAAAAAAATATTTATATGTGAAAAAATATTTCATGAATATAATATGATTCAATTATTTCATTCTATTACTTGTTTTATTAGCATAAAAATTTTTAAAAAATTAGCATATAGAGATAATTCTGGTGGAATTTTAGCTCTATTCATAGAAAAATCTATGAATAAACTGAAAAATATTAAAATAAATAATCATTCTTTAATCCTAATATTAGATGGTATAGAAAAACCTGGAAATATTGGTTCAATGTTAAGAACAGCGGATGCTGCTGGTATTCAAATTATTATATTATGTAATATGAAAACTTATATTTATAATTCTAACATCATAAGATGTAGTTTAGGAAGTGTTTTTACAAACAACATTTTTATAGAAAAAAAAGAATCAATTCTCTCTTGGTTGCAAGAAAATAAAATAAAAATTGTAGTAACAGGATTTCATAAACATGAAAATACTATGAATTTATATCAAACTAAATTGAACTTTTCTAAGTTAGCTATTGTTTTCGGTTCTGAAAATAAAGGAGTATCCAATATTTGGTTTGAAAAAGCGAACAAAATTATAAACATTCCTATGTTTGGAAACATAGATTCATTAAATGTAAGCAATGCCATGTCTGTTATCATATATGAAATTATTAGACAAAAAAATTATTTTATGTGA
- the thrA gene encoding bifunctional aspartate kinase/homoserine dehydrogenase I — MQVLKFGGSSVAHSNAIKRICSLLRNKPKERYAIVVSALGNITDQLIQCGQLASERNNIYKNILEEIEIRHLNIIRELFPINYQSHLISWIKKNINDLESLCDGIFQVEELSKRSLDKIMSFGELSSSFLIAEKLKQSGLDAICKDSRDLIITDSQFGCAQVDFIISNHHIAQFFREKTYEYVILPGFIGSTLEKETTTLGRGGSDYTAAILAAAISASLLEIWTDVSGMMTANPKIVNQAFPIKEISYEEAMELSHFGAKVIYPPTILPAMKKHIPIQIKNTFSPLDPGTLIYISKNTNISQPVTGISGIQNMALLTLEGSGMVGIPGYSKRLFEALSREKINVIFITQSSSEHSITTGIHEMDIIKAKVVIDSEFAQEIHQRRIDPLRIEKNLCIIAVVGDNMKNLHGTSGKMFSSLGRNSINVRAIAQGSTEKNISAVIRKADLKKALNTLHEAFFESPPKQINLFICGVGKVGSKLLEQIDQQQNYLLEELKLQVRVIGLANSKKMYFNDHGINLDHWKNLLKQEGHKMNIYSFMEKVWKFNFRNSLFVDNTASEDMAMIYDKFLKNGIGVITCNKIACSSDYDHYKRLKTLSRHFKAPFLFETNVGASLPVISTLNDLINSGDKINKIEAVLSGSLNFIFNHFIGEKSFLEVVKEAQLKGYTEPDPRIDLSGLDVMRKILILARECGYALELSDIHQKSFLPETCLNSTSIDNFYQELHKYRDYFFNIRNKAEKDKKRLRFIARYENGFPSVGLESVKQSHPFFQLEGKDNMVLYNTYRYAEQPLIIKGAGAGAEVTASGVFSDIIKATK; from the coding sequence ATGCAAGTTTTAAAATTTGGGGGAAGTTCCGTCGCACATTCTAATGCCATTAAACGTATTTGTTCTTTATTAAGAAATAAACCAAAAGAAAGATACGCTATTGTTGTCTCCGCATTAGGAAATATTACGGACCAGTTAATACAATGTGGTCAATTAGCTTCTGAAAGGAATAATATTTATAAAAATATATTAGAAGAAATAGAAATTCGTCATCTAAATATCATAAGAGAATTGTTCCCAATTAACTATCAAAGTCATTTAATTAGTTGGATTAAAAAAAATATAAACGATTTAGAAAGTTTATGTGATGGTATTTTTCAAGTAGAAGAACTTTCAAAACGTTCTTTAGATAAAATCATGAGTTTTGGAGAACTAAGTTCTTCTTTTCTCATTGCAGAAAAATTAAAACAATCTGGATTAGATGCAATTTGTAAAGATAGTAGAGATTTAATTATTACCGATTCTCAATTTGGATGTGCGCAAGTAGATTTTATTATAAGCAATCATCATATTGCTCAATTTTTTCGTGAAAAAACATATGAATATGTTATTTTACCAGGTTTTATAGGTTCTACTTTGGAAAAAGAGACTACTACTCTAGGAAGAGGAGGTTCTGATTATACTGCTGCTATTTTAGCTGCAGCTATATCTGCCAGTTTACTTGAAATATGGACAGATGTAAGTGGAATGATGACGGCTAATCCAAAAATTGTTAATCAAGCTTTTCCTATTAAAGAAATTTCTTATGAAGAGGCTATGGAATTATCGCATTTTGGAGCAAAAGTAATTTATCCACCTACAATACTACCTGCTATGAAAAAACATATTCCCATACAAATTAAAAATACTTTTTCTCCTTTAGATCCAGGAACTTTAATTTATATTAGTAAAAACACAAATATTAGTCAACCTGTTACAGGAATCTCTGGAATTCAAAATATGGCATTACTTACTCTTGAAGGAAGTGGAATGGTAGGAATTCCAGGATATTCTAAACGTTTATTCGAAGCTTTATCACGTGAAAAAATAAATGTAATATTTATAACTCAAAGTTCTTCAGAACATTCAATAACTACAGGAATTCATGAAATGGATATAATTAAAGCAAAAGTTGTAATAGATAGTGAATTTGCTCAAGAAATACATCAAAGACGTATTGATCCATTAAGAATAGAAAAAAATCTTTGCATTATTGCAGTAGTAGGAGATAATATGAAAAATCTACATGGAACTAGTGGAAAAATGTTTTCTTCTTTAGGAAGAAATAGTATTAATGTTAGAGCCATTGCGCAAGGTTCTACTGAAAAAAATATATCAGCTGTTATTAGAAAAGCAGATTTAAAAAAAGCATTAAATACCTTACATGAAGCTTTTTTTGAAAGTCCACCAAAACAAATTAATCTTTTCATTTGTGGAGTTGGAAAAGTAGGTAGTAAATTGCTAGAACAGATAGATCAACAACAAAATTATTTATTAGAAGAATTAAAGCTTCAAGTTAGAGTCATTGGATTAGCTAATAGCAAAAAAATGTATTTTAATGATCATGGAATAAATTTAGATCATTGGAAAAACCTTCTTAAACAAGAAGGACATAAAATGAACATATATTCTTTTATGGAAAAAGTATGGAAATTTAATTTTCGAAATAGTTTATTTGTTGATAATACAGCTAGTGAAGATATGGCGATGATTTATGATAAATTTTTGAAAAATGGAATTGGAGTCATTACCTGTAATAAAATAGCTTGTTCTTCTGATTATGATCATTATAAAAGATTAAAAACACTTTCTAGGCATTTCAAAGCTCCATTTTTATTTGAAACTAATGTAGGAGCTAGTCTTCCAGTGATTAGTACCCTAAATGATCTTATAAATAGTGGAGATAAAATAAATAAAATAGAAGCTGTATTATCAGGAAGTTTAAATTTTATATTTAATCATTTTATAGGAGAAAAATCCTTTTTAGAAGTAGTAAAAGAAGCTCAATTAAAAGGATATACAGAACCTGATCCTCGCATTGATTTAAGCGGATTAGATGTTATGCGAAAAATACTTATTTTAGCGAGAGAATGTGGATATGCGTTAGAACTTAGTGATATTCATCAGAAATCATTTCTTCCTGAAACTTGTTTAAATTCTACTTCTATAGATAATTTTTATCAAGAATTACATAAATATAGAGATTATTTTTTTAATATAAGAAATAAAGCAGAAAAAGATAAAAAACGTTTACGTTTTATTGCACGTTATGAAAATGGATTTCCTTCTGTTGGATTAGAATCTGTAAAACAAAGTCATCCATTTTTTCAATTAGAAGGAAAGGATAATATGGTTTTGTATAATACATATCGTTATGCAGAACAACCTCTTATTATAAAAGGAGCAGGTGCTGGAGCAGAAGTTACGGCATCTGGAGTTTTTTCAGATATTATTAAAGCTACTAAATAA
- the thrC gene encoding threonine synthase, producing MLYHSLKNHKNLVSFEYAVLKGLAPDGELYIPEHIPKLKPEFFQKLKKSDIYTIALSIIKPYIGKSIPEELIYNIIHETLNFPFPLQKIHDNIHVLELFHGPTLAFKDVGAKFMAGCLSFFSKKKGNDVTVLVATSGDTGGAVAKGFHKKPGIEVIILYPYNGISSLQEKQIASLGDNIFALEIHGSFDDCQNMVKNAFLDKEIQKKYILTSANSINIARWLPQMFYYFLAYRQIIEDSIELIFSVPSGNFGNICAGMMADKMGLPIKFFIASTNINDTIPRFLKYEKYNPISVKKTISNAMDISNPSNFSRIWDFLYKKNIHQLRKKLYSYKFTDEETLAIIEMVWKEHKYMLDPHGAIGYLGLRQYLHKSKNTSNTAIFLETAHPIKFLDHMPYFLRKKIFFPKKLKVFLKKKKKIKKTSLSNDFNVFKNWLLKRK from the coding sequence ATGTTGTATCATAGTTTAAAAAATCATAAAAATTTAGTTTCTTTTGAGTATGCTGTTTTAAAAGGGTTAGCACCAGATGGAGAATTATACATACCTGAACATATTCCTAAACTAAAACCTGAATTTTTTCAAAAACTTAAAAAAAGTGATATTTATACAATTGCATTGTCTATTATAAAACCTTATATAGGAAAATCCATTCCAGAAGAATTGATATATAATATCATTCATGAAACTTTGAATTTCCCTTTTCCATTACAAAAAATTCATGATAATATTCACGTATTAGAGCTATTTCATGGACCTACTTTAGCTTTTAAAGATGTAGGAGCTAAATTTATGGCAGGATGTTTAAGTTTTTTTTCCAAAAAAAAAGGAAATGATGTAACAGTTTTAGTAGCTACTTCAGGAGATACTGGAGGTGCTGTAGCTAAAGGATTTCATAAAAAACCTGGAATAGAAGTTATAATTTTATATCCTTATAATGGTATAAGTTCTTTACAAGAAAAACAAATTGCTTCCTTAGGAGATAATATATTCGCTTTAGAAATTCATGGAAGTTTTGATGATTGTCAAAATATGGTTAAAAACGCCTTTTTAGATAAAGAAATACAAAAAAAATATATATTAACTTCTGCTAATTCTATTAATATAGCTAGATGGCTACCTCAAATGTTTTATTATTTTTTAGCTTATAGACAAATAATAGAAGATTCTATAGAATTAATTTTTTCAGTTCCTAGTGGAAATTTTGGAAACATTTGTGCAGGAATGATGGCTGATAAAATGGGTTTACCCATAAAATTTTTTATTGCTTCCACAAATATTAATGACACCATTCCTAGATTTTTAAAATATGAAAAATATAATCCTATTTCAGTAAAAAAAACGATATCAAATGCTATGGATATATCTAATCCAAGTAATTTTTCTAGAATATGGGATTTTTTATATAAAAAAAATATACATCAATTAAGAAAAAAACTATATTCCTATAAATTTACGGATGAAGAAACATTAGCTATTATAGAAATGGTATGGAAAGAGCATAAATATATGCTAGATCCTCATGGAGCTATTGGTTATTTGGGACTAAGACAATACTTACATAAAAGTAAAAATACTTCAAATACAGCTATTTTTTTAGAAACGGCACACCCTATTAAATTTTTAGATCATATGCCGTATTTTTTACGAAAAAAAATTTTTTTTCCTAAAAAATTGAAAGTTTTTTTAAAAAAAAAGAAAAAAATAAAAAAAACATCCCTATCCAATGATTTTAATGTTTTTAAAAATTGGTTATTAAAAAGGAAGTAA
- a CDS encoding homoserine kinase yields MKGIKIFSPATVANLACGFDVIGLALDFPKDEIFLYKSNKPGIRINKIHGTSLPNDPKKNVAFVALQFFLKKFQQKFENEKKIGFEIELIKNIHPGSGIGSSAASAAGVVYGANILLGNPFTNIQLIRFAMEGERVASGTAHADNVAPAIMGGVTLVRSYKPLDITKLHTPNKLWVSIIHPQIEIKTSDAREILKQKILMTDAIIQWGNIGALVAGLYQEDYGLISRSLEDVIVEPIRSMLIPAFYELKMKCKEIGALGGGISGSGPSVFMLSKGTHIAKKVTEVMNHVYSPLKVDYKTYTSPINQQGVQWAKIL; encoded by the coding sequence ATGAAGGGGATAAAAATATTTTCACCAGCTACCGTAGCTAATTTAGCTTGTGGGTTTGATGTTATTGGATTAGCTTTGGATTTTCCAAAAGATGAAATTTTTTTATATAAATCTAATAAACCAGGAATACGGATCAATAAAATACATGGAACATCATTACCTAATGATCCAAAAAAAAATGTAGCTTTTGTAGCCTTACAGTTTTTTTTAAAAAAATTTCAACAAAAGTTTGAAAATGAAAAAAAAATAGGATTTGAAATAGAATTAATTAAAAATATACATCCTGGAAGTGGAATAGGATCTAGTGCAGCTAGTGCAGCTGGAGTAGTTTATGGAGCAAATATTTTATTAGGAAATCCTTTTACTAACATACAGTTAATACGTTTTGCTATGGAAGGAGAACGCGTAGCAAGTGGAACAGCTCATGCGGATAATGTAGCTCCTGCTATTATGGGAGGGGTAACCTTAGTTAGAAGCTACAAACCTTTGGATATTACAAAATTACATACTCCAAATAAATTATGGGTGAGCATAATACATCCACAAATTGAAATAAAAACATCAGATGCTAGAGAAATATTAAAACAAAAAATATTAATGACTGATGCGATTATACAATGGGGAAATATAGGCGCATTAGTAGCAGGTTTATATCAAGAAGATTATGGGTTAATAAGCCGATCTCTAGAAGATGTTATTGTTGAACCTATACGATCAATGCTTATTCCAGCATTTTATGAATTAAAAATGAAATGTAAAGAAATAGGAGCTTTAGGTGGAGGTATATCTGGATCAGGTCCTTCGGTATTTATGTTAAGCAAAGGAACTCATATAGCAAAAAAAGTTACTGAAGTGATGAATCATGTTTATTCTCCATTAAAAGTAGATTATAAAACTTATACTTCTCCTATTAATCAACAAGGAGTTCAGTGGGCTAAAATTCTTTAA
- a CDS encoding urease subunit gamma — protein MHLTYYEKEKILLHMAGELAKKRLKRGLKLNYPESVALITHYVMEGARDGKTVKELMYEAGNILNDEQVMDGVYELLNNVQIEATFPDGTKLVTIHNPIKKNKKENSNIIPGQYDLLEEDIVLLSGRSRIERIVSNTGTRPIQVGSHFHFYETNSALFFDREGTKGYRLDIPSGRSVRFEPGETKEIILVEIGGNKKIYGFSGKENTTI, from the coding sequence ATGCATTTAACTTATTATGAAAAGGAAAAAATTCTTCTGCACATGGCTGGAGAATTAGCTAAAAAACGTTTAAAAAGAGGATTAAAATTAAATTATCCTGAATCTGTAGCTTTAATAACTCATTATGTAATGGAAGGAGCACGTGATGGAAAAACCGTAAAAGAACTTATGTATGAAGCTGGTAATATTTTGAACGATGAACAAGTCATGGATGGAGTATATGAATTACTGAATAATGTTCAAATAGAAGCAACTTTTCCCGATGGGACAAAATTAGTAACAATACATAATCCTATTAAAAAAAATAAAAAAGAAAATTCTAATATAATTCCAGGACAATATGATCTTCTTGAAGAAGATATTGTTTTATTATCTGGTAGATCTCGTATAGAAAGAATAGTATCCAATACTGGGACTCGTCCTATTCAAGTTGGATCACATTTTCATTTTTATGAAACAAATTCTGCACTTTTTTTTGATAGAGAAGGAACTAAAGGATACCGATTAGATATTCCTTCTGGAAGATCTGTTCGTTTTGAACCAGGAGAAACGAAGGAAATTATTTTAGTAGAAATAGGAGGAAACAAAAAAATTTATGGATTTTCAGGAAAAGAAAATACAACAATATGA
- the fbp gene encoding class 1 fructose-bisphosphatase — protein MYTLGEFVINNIDHFSYSIEELLRLFSSIKLASKAIHKEVNKAGLTKKIMGSSGITNIQGENQQKLDDFAHRAFIQSFKSRNVVCGIASEESKDFIVIKGKKENPIRNQYIVLIDPLDGSSNIDVNVSIGTIFSVYMRKSPIKMNLTIEDFLQKGKKQILAGYIIYGSSTILVYSTGNGVHGFTLDPSFGTFYLSHPNLCFPKTEKIYSINEGNYAKFSEGIRKFIKYCQEKKENRPYTARYIGSLVGDFHRNMIQGGIYIYPKTASSPEGKLRLLYECNPMAFLAEQAGGKASDGKNRILDIVPKKLHQRIPFVCGPIGMVSKLEEFMENCE, from the coding sequence ATGTATACATTAGGAGAATTTGTTATAAATAATATAGATCATTTTTCATATTCAATAGAAGAATTGTTACGATTATTTAGTTCTATAAAATTAGCTTCGAAGGCTATTCATAAAGAAGTCAATAAGGCTGGGTTAACAAAAAAAATTATGGGTAGTTCTGGAATAACTAATATTCAAGGAGAAAATCAACAAAAATTAGATGATTTCGCTCATAGAGCTTTTATACAATCTTTTAAAAGTAGAAATGTAGTTTGTGGTATAGCCTCTGAAGAGAGTAAAGATTTTATAGTTATAAAAGGAAAAAAAGAGAACCCTATACGAAATCAATATATTGTTTTAATAGATCCACTTGACGGATCTTCTAATATAGATGTGAATGTATCAATAGGAACAATATTTTCTGTATATATGAGAAAATCTCCTATTAAAATGAATTTAACAATAGAAGATTTTTTACAAAAAGGAAAAAAACAAATACTTGCAGGATATATTATTTATGGATCTTCTACTATATTAGTATATAGTACTGGAAATGGAGTGCATGGATTTACTTTAGATCCTTCATTTGGAACATTTTATTTATCTCATCCTAATCTTTGTTTTCCTAAAACTGAAAAAATTTATTCGATAAATGAAGGTAATTATGCTAAATTTTCTGAAGGAATTAGAAAATTTATAAAATATTGTCAAGAAAAAAAAGAAAATCGTCCTTATACGGCAAGATATATAGGATCTTTAGTAGGAGACTTTCATAGAAATATGATACAAGGAGGAATATATATTTATCCTAAAACAGCTTCTTCTCCAGAAGGAAAATTAAGATTACTTTATGAATGTAATCCTATGGCTTTTTTAGCAGAACAAGCTGGAGGAAAAGCTTCTGATGGAAAAAATCGGATTTTAGATATAGTCCCTAAAAAATTACATCAAAGAATTCCATTTGTTTGTGGACCTATAGGAATGGTATCCAAGTTAGAAGAGTTTATGGAAAATTGTGAATAA